A section of the Amycolatopsis sp. AA4 genome encodes:
- a CDS encoding cytochrome c oxidase assembly protein, whose protein sequence is MTSEPVTKPNRGRKTSVLPLLSVGVVLAAVVAVGLVALTGGAGYVIAGLPDPGLVTRYGVTVVRVLAEAASVVCVGALLLAAFLVPPQKSGTLAPEGYAAVRTAGIAAWAWFAASILSVAFTAADSAGKPFGDVLSPDTLLSLVGAIEQPKAWLWTALIALLLALGCRLVLSWGWTAVLFFLSVAGLVPVAVTGHSASGGSHDLATNSLLFHLVAAALWVGGLLAVLALGWRRGKNLSLAAQRFSKLALVCWVVMAVSGIVNALVRINLGDLFTTDYGLLVVAKIIALLLLGVFGQQQRSRGVANLVGELGGSQLLRLAAVEVLIMFVTIGIASGLARTPPPPDAVTQPGTVELLIGYELQGPPTFWRLLTDWRFDLIYGTLALVLAGLYLAGVRRLRKRGDSWPVGRTVAWLAGCLVILLATSSGIGRYAPAMFSVHMGNHMLLSMVAPVLLVLGGPVTLALRALPPAGREAPPGPREWLLAAVHSPVSRFLTNPIVALLLFVGSFYALYFSGLFDNALNYHWAHLAMNAHFLLVGYVFYWPVIGVDPAPRRLPPVGKLGMMFGAMPFHAFFGVILMNMQTVIGREFYTSLKLPWVGDLLTDQRLGGGIAWASGEVPVLLVLIALLVQWARQDEREAKRRDRREETTGGEELAAYNAMLKNLAEGKRAE, encoded by the coding sequence TCGCGCTCACCGGCGGCGCGGGCTACGTCATCGCCGGGCTGCCGGACCCCGGGCTCGTCACGCGGTACGGCGTCACGGTGGTCCGCGTGCTGGCCGAGGCCGCGTCGGTCGTGTGCGTCGGCGCGTTGCTGCTGGCCGCTTTCCTCGTGCCGCCACAGAAATCCGGCACGCTCGCGCCCGAGGGGTACGCCGCGGTCCGCACCGCGGGAATCGCCGCGTGGGCGTGGTTCGCCGCCTCGATCCTGTCCGTCGCCTTCACCGCCGCGGACAGCGCGGGCAAGCCGTTCGGCGACGTCCTTTCCCCGGACACCTTGCTGAGCCTCGTCGGCGCGATCGAACAGCCCAAGGCGTGGCTGTGGACGGCGCTGATCGCGCTCCTGCTCGCCCTCGGCTGCCGCCTGGTGCTCAGCTGGGGCTGGACGGCGGTGCTGTTCTTCCTGTCCGTCGCCGGGCTCGTCCCGGTCGCGGTCACCGGGCACTCGGCCAGCGGCGGCTCGCACGACCTGGCCACCAACAGCCTGCTGTTCCACCTCGTCGCGGCCGCGCTGTGGGTCGGCGGGCTGCTCGCCGTGCTCGCGCTCGGCTGGCGGCGCGGCAAGAACCTCAGCCTCGCCGCGCAGCGGTTCTCCAAGCTCGCCCTGGTCTGCTGGGTCGTGATGGCGGTGTCCGGCATCGTCAACGCGCTCGTCCGGATCAACCTCGGCGACCTGTTCACCACCGACTACGGCCTGCTCGTCGTCGCCAAGATCATCGCGCTGCTGCTGCTCGGCGTCTTCGGCCAGCAGCAGCGCAGCCGCGGCGTCGCGAACCTCGTCGGCGAGCTGGGCGGCAGCCAGCTGCTGCGGCTCGCCGCCGTCGAAGTGCTGATCATGTTCGTCACCATCGGCATCGCGTCCGGCCTCGCCCGCACGCCTCCGCCACCGGACGCGGTCACCCAGCCGGGCACCGTCGAACTGCTCATCGGCTACGAACTCCAGGGTCCGCCGACGTTCTGGCGGCTGCTCACCGACTGGCGGTTCGACCTGATCTACGGCACCCTCGCGCTCGTTCTCGCCGGGCTCTACCTGGCCGGGGTGCGGCGGCTGCGCAAACGCGGTGACTCCTGGCCGGTCGGCCGGACCGTGGCGTGGCTCGCCGGCTGCCTGGTGATCCTGCTGGCCACGTCGTCGGGCATCGGCCGGTACGCGCCCGCGATGTTCAGCGTGCACATGGGCAACCACATGCTCCTGTCGATGGTCGCGCCCGTCCTGCTGGTGCTCGGCGGCCCGGTCACGCTCGCCCTGCGCGCGCTGCCGCCGGCCGGCCGCGAAGCCCCTCCCGGACCGCGCGAATGGCTGCTGGCAGCCGTGCACTCGCCGGTGTCGCGGTTCCTGACCAACCCGATCGTCGCGCTGCTGCTGTTCGTCGGTTCCTTCTACGCGCTGTACTTCTCCGGCCTCTTCGACAACGCGCTCAACTACCACTGGGCGCACCTGGCGATGAACGCGCACTTCCTGCTCGTCGGCTACGTCTTCTACTGGCCGGTGATCGGCGTCGACCCCGCGCCGCGGCGGCTGCCGCCGGTCGGCAAGCTCGGGATGATGTTCGGGGCCATGCCGTTCCACGCGTTCTTCGGCGTGATCCTGATGAACATGCAGACCGTCATCGGCCGCGAGTTCTACACGTCGCTGAAGCTGCCGTGGGTCGGCGACCTGCTGACCGACCAGCGGCTCGGCGGCGGCATCGCGTGGGCCTCGGGCGAGGTGCCGGTGCTGCTCGTGCTGATCGCGCTGCTGGTGCAGTGGGCGCGCCAGGACGAGCGCGAGGCGAAGCGGCGCGACCGGCGCGAGGAGACCACCGGCGGCGAGGAACTGGCCGCCTACAACGCGATGCTGAAGAACCTCGCCGAGGGCAAGCGGGCGGAATGA